The proteins below are encoded in one region of Bifidobacterium catenulatum DSM 16992 = JCM 1194 = LMG 11043:
- a CDS encoding FAD:protein FMN transferase yields the protein MDASVSLVQRMPYTTAFPKALGTGLLVSTARPVSTDLRAKMEQLIDGYEHVLSRFRADSLVTRIGNAEHGGHFDFPNWAGPLFDLYDALHDVTRGAIDPCVGEDLIRLGYDPTLSFTVEADAVERLGALRGRPVWGHDVVRSDGTTLVTHGSVHLDFGACGKGYLVDLLGGLLGGLEPSCVPHEPHPQHAMRKDSAHTAGATDFNRENTFPEFVIDAGGDLLVHTSSPIRVALEDPDDSSRAVGVAEICDGALCASAPSRRHWEVAVDERTHLAIHHLLNAVDGLPAQQMEATWITVQSTSVADYPTAVADGLATALFIADPNELSNTFAFDCATLDTDRHATISASFPGRFF from the coding sequence ATGGATGCTTCCGTTTCGCTCGTGCAGCGCATGCCCTACACCACCGCGTTTCCCAAGGCGCTCGGCACCGGTTTGCTGGTTTCGACCGCCCGCCCGGTTTCCACGGACCTGCGTGCCAAAATGGAACAACTCATCGACGGATACGAGCATGTGCTTTCGCGATTCCGCGCCGATTCGCTGGTTACGCGCATCGGAAACGCGGAGCATGGCGGGCATTTCGATTTTCCCAATTGGGCCGGCCCACTGTTTGATTTGTACGACGCACTACACGACGTCACACGCGGCGCGATCGACCCGTGCGTGGGTGAGGATCTGATTCGTCTCGGTTACGATCCCACGCTGAGCTTCACCGTCGAAGCCGACGCCGTCGAGCGCTTGGGCGCTTTGCGCGGACGCCCTGTATGGGGACATGACGTAGTACGTTCAGACGGTACGACGTTGGTCACGCATGGCTCGGTTCATTTGGATTTCGGCGCGTGCGGCAAAGGCTATCTGGTTGATTTGTTGGGTGGTTTGTTGGGTGGTTTGGAACCGTCATGTGTGCCTCATGAACCGCACCCACAGCACGCCATGCGGAAGGATTCGGCGCACACTGCTGGGGCAACAGATTTCAATCGAGAGAACACCTTCCCGGAATTTGTGATTGATGCTGGAGGCGACCTGCTAGTACACACGTCCAGCCCGATTCGTGTGGCGCTTGAGGATCCGGACGATTCGTCCCGTGCGGTAGGTGTGGCAGAGATTTGCGATGGCGCGCTCTGTGCGAGCGCGCCCAGTCGCCGCCATTGGGAGGTGGCGGTTGACGAACGGACACATCTGGCTATTCATCATCTGCTCAACGCCGTCGACGGCCTGCCCGCGCAGCAGATGGAAGCCACATGGATTACTGTGCAATCCACGTCGGTCGCCGACTATCCGACTGCGGTGGCAGACGGGTTGGCTACGGCGCTGTTCATTGCCGATCCGAACGAGCTGAGCAACACTTTTGCCTTCGATTGCGCCACGTTGGACACCGACCGTCACGCCACCATCAGCGCCAGTTTTCCCGGCCGCTTCTTCTGA
- a CDS encoding FTR1 family iron permease, with amino-acid sequence MIALATLFATTAVPQSAIAADDGQTNFDSWTAAAKNIEDQLATAEKDYNDGNYGQAGTDFQTAHWIGYDASNFSKVVNDTISADKQKELLQQFTDLEGLAYQQDQGDAIATKIDALTAEINATAQTLDANADLANPKEYAKQRAAQTAEERKKLDAAKKNSSKGKGDRTWSEVANEMTVILDQAYEAAAAGKGDEGATLVNNAYYQYYEKLGFEKNVMNAISGDRVSQVEYQFKMTRKTMRDGGSDKEIKQLVDDLKSWLVKDAAVLDSGASGNVNGFTKLVTSSAGQAFLILIREGLEALLVVAAVIAYLVKSGNKRFARWIYLGVVAGLAGSGLVAVLFTFLFGGSGPIQEISEGVCALIATLMLLWTSNWMLNKSSVEAWNNYIRNKTEAVVAGAQSKVESGQGLGLGMVTSLAMLSFLAVFREGAETVIFYESIYSMSQDAHGMWVGGLTAAAVLIVIFLILRFTSVKIPIGPFFLVTSILMAALVVIFAGGGIHALIEGDLIEGTYLSIVPTNDWIGLYPYVETIAAQVIAAIAVVALFVVGFIKKHRMKLAAQAEQAK; translated from the coding sequence ATGATTGCGCTCGCCACGCTTTTCGCGACTACCGCGGTTCCGCAGTCGGCAATCGCCGCCGATGACGGTCAAACGAATTTTGATTCCTGGACTGCCGCTGCGAAGAATATCGAAGACCAGCTTGCAACCGCCGAAAAAGACTATAATGACGGCAATTACGGTCAGGCTGGCACCGATTTTCAGACCGCGCATTGGATCGGTTACGACGCATCCAACTTCTCGAAAGTCGTCAACGACACCATCAGCGCCGACAAGCAGAAGGAACTGCTACAGCAATTCACTGATCTTGAAGGGCTTGCCTATCAGCAGGACCAAGGCGACGCCATCGCAACCAAAATCGACGCGCTGACCGCCGAAATCAACGCAACCGCGCAAACGCTCGATGCGAACGCAGACCTCGCCAATCCTAAGGAATACGCGAAGCAGCGTGCCGCGCAAACCGCGGAAGAGCGCAAGAAGCTCGACGCGGCCAAGAAGAATTCGTCCAAAGGCAAAGGCGACCGTACGTGGAGTGAGGTTGCCAACGAAATGACCGTTATTCTCGACCAAGCATACGAGGCTGCCGCTGCTGGCAAGGGGGACGAAGGCGCCACGCTGGTCAACAACGCCTACTACCAGTACTACGAGAAGCTCGGCTTCGAAAAGAACGTGATGAACGCGATTTCCGGCGACCGTGTTTCGCAGGTCGAATACCAGTTCAAGATGACTCGTAAGACCATGCGCGACGGCGGTTCCGACAAGGAAATCAAGCAGCTCGTCGACGATTTGAAGAGCTGGCTCGTGAAAGACGCGGCCGTCCTCGACAGTGGTGCGTCCGGCAATGTCAACGGCTTCACCAAGCTCGTTACCAGTTCCGCCGGTCAGGCGTTCCTCATTCTGATCCGTGAAGGCCTCGAAGCGCTGCTGGTGGTGGCCGCAGTAATCGCCTACCTGGTGAAGTCCGGCAACAAGCGTTTCGCCAGGTGGATCTACCTTGGTGTGGTCGCAGGTCTGGCCGGCTCCGGTTTGGTTGCCGTGCTCTTCACGTTCCTGTTCGGCGGTTCCGGCCCGATTCAGGAGATTTCCGAAGGCGTGTGTGCGCTTATCGCCACCCTCATGCTGCTGTGGACCAGCAACTGGATGCTCAACAAGAGCTCCGTGGAAGCGTGGAACAACTACATCAGGAACAAGACCGAAGCTGTTGTTGCCGGCGCGCAAAGCAAGGTCGAATCCGGTCAGGGCCTGGGCTTGGGCATGGTCACCTCGCTTGCCATGTTGAGCTTCCTTGCCGTGTTCCGTGAGGGTGCCGAAACGGTGATCTTCTACGAGTCCATCTACTCCATGAGCCAGGATGCGCACGGCATGTGGGTTGGCGGTCTGACCGCAGCCGCGGTGCTGATTGTCATCTTCCTGATTCTGCGATTCACTTCGGTGAAGATTCCGATCGGCCCGTTCTTCCTCGTAACTTCGATTTTGATGGCTGCATTGGTTGTCATTTTCGCGGGTGGCGGCATCCATGCGCTCATCGAGGGTGATCTTATTGAAGGTACCTACTTGAGCATTGTGCCAACTAACGATTGGATCGGCTTGTATCCGTACGTCGAAACGATTGCGGCACAGGTGATTGCTGCGATCGCGGTGGTTGCGCTGTTCGTAGTCGGCTTCATCAAGAAACACAGGATGAAGTTGGCCGCACAAGCGGAACAGGCTAAGTAA
- a CDS encoding iron transporter has protein sequence MKNKKIAALLGVLLAGSMAFSLSACGNSNDSASDAKSDTSTSNATDSSSDSSADDSSNAGFEEIQVDEKHSDQDVDALTVNAVYFQPIDMEPSGMGLKAADASFHLEADIHANEKGTKLGYGKGDFVPDLTVNYEIINNANNETVDSGTFMQMNASDGPHYGANIKLDEAGSYKLVLKIESPEKKGWMLHVDPETGVEGRFWTEPLEVTFPEWNYTPQEW, from the coding sequence ATGAAGAATAAGAAGATCGCCGCCCTGCTCGGCGTCCTGCTGGCCGGCTCCATGGCTTTCTCCCTGTCCGCATGCGGCAACTCCAACGATTCCGCATCCGACGCCAAGTCCGACACCTCCACTTCGAACGCCACCGACAGCTCCAGCGATTCCAGCGCTGACGACAGCTCCAATGCCGGCTTCGAAGAGATCCAGGTCGACGAGAAGCACTCCGATCAGGATGTTGACGCTCTGACCGTCAACGCCGTGTACTTCCAGCCGATCGATATGGAACCGTCCGGCATGGGCCTGAAGGCTGCCGACGCTTCCTTCCACTTGGAAGCCGACATTCACGCCAACGAGAAGGGCACTAAGCTCGGCTACGGCAAGGGCGACTTCGTGCCGGATCTGACCGTGAACTACGAGATCATCAACAACGCGAACAACGAGACCGTTGATTCTGGTACCTTCATGCAGATGAACGCTTCCGATGGCCCGCACTACGGCGCCAACATCAAGCTCGACGAAGCTGGCTCCTACAAGCTCGTGCTGAAGATCGAATCCCCGGAGAAGAAGGGTTGGATGCTCCACGTTGATCCGGAAACCGGCGTTGAGGGCCGCTTCTGGACCGAGCCGCTCGAGGTCACTTTCCCGGAGTGGAACTACACCCCGCAGGAGTGGTGA
- a CDS encoding DUF2318 domain-containing protein has protein sequence MLTQYVTVLQGTLAPALLIMALNVMLTVGEGRDKPLSAYWRLAGFIIGFAGAIVFAALRATAVINQRTFVNYPTLWCCVIFDVAVFVVVLFARRITTNWHDHRALLDIANAIGAFAIAATTFRALPDVVLRLTIFVEPGDPIFTSDMLLRALGFVLGAVTAIVAALIFRTMRSTAIRWSFTTAVLLLIALLFVSHFTDLAQILQSKRIVHFPTEAFLALVWCINHQRHMVIAMVLVFIIPVAASIVMGFKIKPEGANEAIVRSHIAFRRRAKAAGAWSLVAMIGITFALTYGVAQTKRVITLSPPEDYSLSDGVATIKFSQINDGHLHRFQYKAKDGTVMRFIIIKKNGGAYGVGLDACDNCGDAGYYEKDGKIICKKCDVAINLATIGFKGGCNPVPFDYQVESGKIVIQTSTLDALSTHFQ, from the coding sequence ATGCTGACGCAGTACGTCACGGTGTTGCAGGGAACGCTGGCACCGGCTTTGCTGATTATGGCGCTGAACGTGATGCTCACGGTCGGTGAGGGTCGTGACAAGCCGTTGAGCGCGTACTGGCGTCTTGCGGGCTTCATTATCGGATTCGCGGGTGCCATTGTGTTCGCCGCGTTGCGTGCGACCGCGGTGATCAATCAGCGTACGTTCGTCAATTACCCCACGTTGTGGTGTTGTGTGATTTTCGATGTCGCAGTGTTCGTTGTTGTGCTGTTCGCGCGTCGCATCACTACGAATTGGCATGATCATCGCGCGTTGCTTGATATTGCGAATGCGATTGGCGCTTTTGCGATTGCCGCCACCACCTTCCGTGCGTTGCCTGATGTAGTTTTGCGTTTGACGATTTTCGTGGAGCCGGGAGATCCGATCTTCACTTCGGATATGCTGCTTCGTGCGCTTGGTTTCGTATTGGGTGCGGTCACTGCGATTGTTGCGGCGTTGATTTTCCGTACGATGCGTTCCACTGCGATTCGTTGGTCGTTCACTACGGCCGTGCTGCTGCTGATTGCGCTGCTGTTTGTTTCGCATTTCACTGATCTTGCGCAGATTCTGCAGTCCAAGCGCATCGTTCATTTCCCTACGGAAGCGTTCCTGGCGTTGGTATGGTGCATTAATCATCAGCGTCATATGGTCATTGCCATGGTGTTGGTGTTCATTATTCCGGTGGCCGCCAGCATTGTGATGGGCTTCAAAATCAAGCCGGAAGGCGCCAATGAGGCCATTGTGCGATCGCATATCGCGTTCCGTCGTCGTGCGAAGGCGGCCGGCGCATGGAGCCTTGTTGCGATGATTGGCATCACGTTCGCGCTCACATATGGTGTGGCGCAAACGAAGAGGGTTATTACGCTGTCTCCGCCTGAGGATTATTCGCTGAGCGACGGCGTGGCCACCATCAAATTCAGCCAAATCAACGACGGTCATCTGCATCGCTTCCAATACAAGGCGAAAGACGGCACAGTGATGCGTTTCATCATCATCAAGAAGAATGGTGGAGCGTACGGTGTTGGTCTTGATGCTTGTGATAACTGCGGTGACGCGGGCTATTACGAGAAGGATGGCAAGATCATCTGCAAGAAGTGCGATGTCGCCATCAACCTCGCCACTATCGGGTTCAAGGGCGGCTGCAATCCTGTGCCGTTCGATTATCAGGTTGAATCCGGCAAAATCGTAATTCAAACTTCAACGCTCGACGCATTGTCGACGCATTTCCAGTGA
- a CDS encoding ABC transporter permease, whose product MFFLRMIFRSFSRQFKRRLLIAVTVCLSATVSVAMLGVVFDVGDKLNAELSTYGSNIIVQPKADAVVNDLYNTGGDADSSASGTSESDPTTFLKESDVSKIKTIFWAFNITNFAPELNIHADVNCASESAASADSSSCKASGVPIVGTWFAKTLHMDSGESTVAGMNGMRSWWKLDGSWPKDDSAQGLIGTTLASKLGVAKGDTVTLYKTTADGSRNKQQITITGIYDSGDSDNNAMYIPSFTAQVLANLPDSIDKIEVKALTTPDNDLARKASKNPNALTQDEWETWYCTAYPSSIAYQIEEVIPGSVAKQVRQVAALQGDVLQKTQAVMVLMTVLSLVAAAIAVANLMAASIGERGSELALLKAIGATDGAVSRLMLAETAVISLVGAIVGALLGSCVAQIVGHVVFGSGITMRPMVFVLVFVLLTLTVLIASFSSIRSILGLKPAEVLHGR is encoded by the coding sequence ATGTTCTTTCTTCGAATGATTTTCCGCTCGTTCAGCAGGCAGTTCAAACGCAGGCTGCTGATCGCGGTCACCGTATGCTTGTCGGCCACGGTCAGCGTGGCCATGTTGGGCGTGGTGTTCGACGTTGGAGACAAGCTGAACGCCGAACTGTCGACGTACGGTTCCAACATCATCGTGCAGCCCAAAGCTGATGCCGTCGTCAACGACCTGTACAACACGGGTGGTGACGCTGACAGCAGCGCTTCCGGCACTTCCGAATCCGATCCGACCACATTTTTGAAGGAATCGGATGTATCGAAGATCAAAACCATCTTCTGGGCGTTCAATATCACGAATTTTGCCCCCGAACTTAATATCCATGCTGACGTGAATTGCGCGTCCGAATCGGCGGCATCGGCGGATTCCAGCTCCTGTAAGGCTTCCGGAGTGCCGATTGTAGGCACATGGTTCGCGAAGACCCTGCACATGGATTCCGGCGAATCCACGGTGGCGGGTATGAACGGCATGCGTTCGTGGTGGAAGCTTGACGGCTCTTGGCCGAAAGATGATAGCGCGCAAGGTCTGATCGGCACCACGCTCGCATCCAAGCTCGGCGTGGCCAAGGGAGACACCGTAACCCTCTACAAAACCACCGCCGACGGCAGCCGCAACAAGCAGCAGATCACTATCACCGGCATTTACGATTCTGGCGATAGCGACAACAACGCGATGTACATTCCGTCATTCACCGCGCAGGTGCTTGCGAATCTGCCTGATTCCATTGACAAGATCGAAGTCAAAGCGCTGACCACGCCAGACAATGATTTGGCGCGAAAGGCGTCGAAGAATCCGAACGCGCTCACACAAGACGAGTGGGAAACATGGTATTGCACCGCATACCCTTCGTCCATCGCCTACCAGATCGAAGAGGTTATTCCCGGTTCCGTAGCCAAGCAGGTGCGTCAGGTGGCCGCATTGCAGGGCGATGTGCTGCAGAAAACGCAGGCGGTGATGGTGCTGATGACCGTGCTTTCGTTGGTTGCGGCCGCTATTGCAGTGGCGAATCTGATGGCCGCCTCGATTGGTGAGCGCGGTTCCGAATTGGCGTTGCTGAAGGCGATTGGTGCCACCGATGGTGCGGTTTCCCGCCTGATGCTCGCTGAGACGGCTGTGATTTCGTTGGTTGGCGCGATTGTTGGTGCGCTGTTGGGTTCTTGTGTTGCGCAGATTGTGGGACACGTGGTATTCGGTTCCGGCATTACGATGCGTCCGATGGTGTTTGTGCTGGTGTTTGTGCTGCTGACGCTTACCGTGCTGATCGCCTCGTTCTCGTCGATCCGTTCGATTCTGGGACTCAAACCCGCGGAGGTGTTGCATGGTAGGTGA
- a CDS encoding ABC transporter permease, which produces MTNRKMFFTMLWGAVFRRRSRAVMAVIASMVGAATLFCLAATCIAVPQQMNEEMRAYGANLIVTPSESTEKSNGIDTDTTKALNQMVKGSYSARSAAYRYESVRINSAPYTLAGITTKDVKALNHHWNVTGDWPSEGNVMLGRDVADALGVSIGSTVTIGYRTSDDAQNSSALGQTEAQAMENGRVSSDIMENTGTEFRVGGIVDTGGSEDEIVYAVNADVAKLAGSKRGADVIEYSVNAVGSELNDVVKSINANPSTSVKAQTVTKITSSDTRIIAMLQTLFWIVSLIVLVLTLVGVGTTISSIVSQRRNEIGLRKALGASSQAIGIEFYVESAIYGLIGGLIGTIIGYLLARVLCVSVFERAIGFNWLLGVASLLLSVLIAVIASIPPVRRATRIDPAIVLREE; this is translated from the coding sequence ATGACTAATCGCAAGATGTTCTTCACCATGCTGTGGGGCGCGGTGTTCCGCCGTCGTTCGCGAGCCGTTATGGCGGTGATCGCCTCCATGGTGGGCGCTGCCACGCTGTTCTGCCTTGCTGCAACGTGTATTGCCGTTCCACAGCAGATGAACGAGGAAATGCGCGCGTATGGCGCGAATCTTATCGTCACACCATCCGAATCAACCGAAAAGTCCAACGGCATCGACACCGATACCACCAAAGCGTTGAACCAGATGGTGAAAGGCTCATACAGCGCCCGTTCCGCCGCCTACCGGTATGAAAGCGTGCGCATAAACTCGGCGCCATACACGCTGGCCGGCATCACGACCAAAGATGTGAAAGCGCTCAACCATCATTGGAATGTGACTGGCGATTGGCCCAGCGAAGGCAATGTGATGCTCGGCCGTGACGTGGCCGACGCGCTCGGCGTCTCCATCGGTTCGACCGTGACCATCGGCTACCGCACATCCGACGATGCGCAGAATTCCAGCGCTCTTGGCCAAACCGAAGCGCAAGCCATGGAAAACGGCCGCGTTTCGTCCGACATTATGGAGAACACCGGCACCGAATTCCGTGTCGGAGGCATCGTCGATACGGGCGGCAGCGAAGACGAAATCGTCTACGCAGTCAATGCTGACGTGGCCAAACTGGCCGGTTCCAAACGCGGTGCGGACGTGATCGAATATTCCGTCAATGCGGTAGGTAGCGAACTCAACGACGTCGTCAAATCAATCAATGCGAATCCGTCAACCAGCGTGAAAGCGCAGACCGTCACCAAAATCACCTCATCCGACACCCGCATCATCGCCATGCTGCAAACCCTGTTCTGGATCGTGTCGCTGATCGTGCTCGTGCTGACGCTGGTCGGCGTGGGCACCACCATCAGTTCCATCGTGTCTCAGCGACGCAACGAAATCGGCTTGCGCAAAGCGTTGGGCGCATCGTCGCAGGCCATCGGCATCGAATTCTATGTGGAATCCGCCATCTACGGACTGATTGGCGGCCTGATCGGCACTATCATCGGCTACCTGCTGGCCCGCGTGCTGTGCGTGTCCGTATTCGAGCGTGCCATTGGCTTCAACTGGCTGTTGGGCGTCGCTTCGCTGCTGTTGAGCGTGCTCATCGCCGTCATCGCATCCATTCCGCCGGTTCGCCGCGCAACCCGTATCGACCCCGCCATCGTTTTGAGGGAGGAATAA
- a CDS encoding ABC transporter ATP-binding protein, producing MSSENTLNTLLELDHISKIYGDLRAVDDLTLTVPQGEWLAIVGSSGSGKTTLMNMIGCMDTPSKGSVMLEGRKLEDLNAKQLADVRKNMIGLVFQKFYLVPHLTAVENVMVAQYYHSVVNEQQALEALERVGLKERAHHLPGQLSGGEQQRVCIARALINCPKLILADEPTGNLDEKNEKIVLDLFRQLHEQGTTIIVVTHDALVASCAQREIMLNHGVLVGEKWNDEAARKAYEQAGGKPAYTGSTTEGAQNGETAISFADPTKAAKTGGEE from the coding sequence ATGAGTTCCGAGAATACGTTGAATACGTTGCTTGAATTGGATCATATTTCCAAGATTTACGGCGATTTGCGTGCCGTCGACGATTTGACTTTGACCGTTCCGCAAGGTGAATGGCTTGCGATTGTCGGTTCGTCGGGTTCCGGTAAAACCACGCTGATGAACATGATTGGCTGCATGGACACGCCTTCAAAGGGTTCCGTCATGCTGGAAGGCCGCAAGTTGGAGGATTTGAACGCCAAGCAGCTTGCCGACGTGCGTAAGAACATGATCGGATTGGTGTTCCAGAAGTTCTATCTGGTACCGCATCTGACGGCTGTGGAAAACGTGATGGTGGCACAGTACTACCATTCCGTAGTCAACGAGCAGCAGGCGTTGGAAGCGTTGGAACGCGTCGGTTTGAAGGAGCGTGCCCACCATCTGCCCGGCCAGCTTTCCGGTGGCGAACAGCAGCGCGTGTGCATCGCACGTGCGCTCATCAACTGCCCGAAATTGATTCTTGCGGACGAACCGACCGGCAATTTGGATGAGAAGAACGAGAAAATCGTGCTTGACCTGTTCCGTCAGCTGCACGAGCAGGGCACTACCATCATCGTCGTGACCCATGATGCGCTCGTCGCATCTTGTGCCCAGCGCGAGATTATGCTCAACCATGGCGTGCTCGTCGGCGAGAAGTGGAATGATGAGGCCGCACGGAAGGCCTACGAGCAGGCGGGTGGCAAGCCGGCATACACCGGTTCCACTACGGAAGGCGCACAGAATGGCGAGACGGCCATCAGCTTCGCCGATCCGACCAAAGCCGCGAAAACCGGTGGCGAAGAATAA
- a CDS encoding FMN-binding protein, whose product MSNESSNAIKVIALSAASLALLSACGEPTATPMDDEYAGNSGESVQSQEENSKNSGSATDSDDSADTDVKNHADDPNSTTSDKQDTGNYADGTYSINGQYGPVSEDTIDVHVTVKDQTVTNVEVIGHPFTSISKKHQNAFAEAINGVVDGEPLKDLKVDKVAGASWTSEAFNKALDVARQEASIQ is encoded by the coding sequence ATGAGCAACGAATCATCGAATGCGATCAAAGTAATCGCACTGTCTGCGGCAAGCCTTGCATTGCTGTCGGCATGCGGCGAACCCACGGCGACGCCAATGGACGATGAATATGCCGGAAATTCCGGCGAAAGCGTGCAATCGCAGGAAGAAAATTCAAAGAACAGCGGTAGTGCCACCGACTCCGACGATTCTGCGGATACGGACGTCAAAAACCATGCCGACGATCCGAACAGCACTACATCCGATAAGCAAGACACCGGCAACTACGCCGACGGCACCTACTCGATCAACGGCCAGTACGGGCCGGTGAGCGAAGACACTATCGACGTGCATGTGACGGTCAAAGATCAGACCGTCACCAATGTGGAGGTTATCGGGCATCCGTTCACGTCCATCTCCAAAAAGCACCAGAATGCGTTCGCCGAAGCCATCAACGGCGTGGTGGACGGTGAGCCGCTCAAAGACCTCAAGGTAGACAAGGTGGCCGGTGCCAGCTGGACGTCGGAAGCGTTCAACAAGGCGTTGGATGTGGCCCGTCAGGAAGCGTCAATCCAGTAG
- a CDS encoding TetR/AcrR family transcriptional regulator, with protein sequence MITGVHEAVSEAVSDVVSDAVSDVHEAVRKAQSRREQLREQTDHKIMKATLAIVISDGVGAVTIEEVARRSGVAKTTIYRRYKNADDLLRRVQLEVAGLPDFSDVELSKNGLLTMLQRIQGCFFDSDFGLKAVGVVLSSDNTSLNAIANQVLVPAEKRFSEFVERGVKAGVFRNGLDPQFLFSTILGSMLACKALHGDASIPWPENMAAVLWPVMAV encoded by the coding sequence ATGATTACCGGAGTGCATGAGGCGGTTTCCGAAGCCGTTTCCGATGTGGTTTCCGACGCGGTCAGTGACGTGCATGAGGCTGTTCGCAAGGCGCAGAGCCGCCGCGAGCAGCTTCGTGAGCAGACCGATCATAAGATTATGAAGGCCACGCTTGCGATTGTGATTTCCGATGGCGTCGGCGCGGTAACCATCGAAGAGGTCGCTCGTCGTTCTGGCGTTGCGAAAACCACGATTTATCGCCGCTATAAGAATGCTGATGATCTGTTGCGCCGTGTGCAGCTGGAAGTTGCGGGATTACCGGATTTCAGCGATGTCGAGTTGTCGAAAAACGGTTTGCTGACGATGTTGCAACGCATTCAAGGTTGTTTTTTCGACAGCGATTTTGGTTTGAAGGCCGTTGGTGTGGTGCTTTCGTCTGATAACACTTCGTTGAATGCGATTGCCAATCAAGTGCTTGTTCCTGCGGAAAAGCGTTTTTCTGAGTTTGTTGAACGCGGCGTGAAGGCCGGAGTGTTCCGTAATGGATTGGATCCGCAATTCCTGTTCAGCACAATACTCGGCTCTATGCTCGCCTGTAAGGCGTTGCATGGCGATGCGAGCATTCCTTGGCCTGAGAACATGGCGGCCGTTCTGTGGCCCGTTATGGCCGTCTGA